CAGCCCGAGCACCAGCCCCTCGCCCGCGCCCGGCCCGGGCTGCGCGGCGCCCGGCGCGGCGGCGCGCGGCCAGGAGACCTGGCCGTGCACCCGGTCGAGCAGGCCCCGCGAGGCCAGCGCCTCCGCGTCGCGGCGGGCGGTGACGGGGGAGACCCCCAGGAGGCCGGCCAGCTCGGCGACGCGGACCGTGCCGCGCTCGCGGACCAGGTCCAGCAGTCGGGCGTGTCGTTCGGCGGCACTCTCGCGCACGTGCGGTTCCCCCTCGCGGTGTGGTGGTTCCCCGACCTTAGACGAAAATGATCGAACGGCGGGAGTTTCGATCATTCGCTCCGAATCTCTTGACGACTCGATCGAGGACGGGCCTACCGGAGGCGCCTACTGGGGCCCGTACTTGCGGCCCGCCTTCGACGACACCCCGCCGAGCAGCGCGCGCGGCGCCAGCTTCACCACGCCCATCAGGGCCTTGTAGCGCGGGTCCGGGATCGACAGGGTCCTGCCCCGCGCCAGGTCCGACAGGGCCGCCGCCACCAGCTTGTCCGCGTCGAGCCACATCCAGCCGGGGATGTTGTCCGTCCCCATCCCGGCCCGCTCGTGGAACTCGGTGCGCACGAAGCCGGGGCAGAGCGCCATCAGCCGCACCCCGCTGCCCGCGAGGTCCCGGGCCGCGCCCTGGGTGAACTGCACGACCCACGCCTTCGAGGCCCCGTAGGTGCCGCGCGGCACGAAGGCCGCCACCGAGGCCACGTTGACCACCCCGCCCCGCCCGCGCCCCTTCATCGCGGCGGCCGCGGCCGAGGTCAGCCGCAGCACCGCCTCGCAGTGCACGGTCAGCATCCGCAGCTCGTCGGCCATCGACACGTCGAGGAAGCGGCCCTTGTTGCCGAAGCCCGCGTTGTTCACCAGCAGGTCGACCGGCCGGCGCGGGTCGGAGAGCCGGGCCTCGACCGCGCCGATCCCGTCCTCGGAGGAGAGGTCCGCGGCGAGCACCTCGGCCTCCACCCCGTGCCGGTCGTGCAGCTCGGTCGCCTGCTCCCGAAGGCGCTTCAGGTCCCGCGCCACCAGGACGACGTCATGGCCGTCGGCCGCCAGCCGCCGCGCGAAGGCGGCGCCGATGCCGGCGGTGGCTCCCGTGATCAGTGCAGTGGTCATACCGGAACCGTAGTGCCCGGAACCGACGCCCCCGCGCCCCTGCGGCCCCGGCCCCGCCCCGTGGCTCCGCCCGCCCGCCCGTACGGCCCCGGTCTCAGGAGCCGTACTTCTCCACATGCTTGCGGGCCGCCGCGAGCAGGCCGGACTCCATCCACTCGGCGGCCACCAGCGTCTCCGCGAGCCGCTCCCGCTCGGTCGTGGCCGCCCGGTGCAGGAAGGCGACCGTGATCTCGTGGTCGGGCCGGTGCACCACCGTGACCGGGTCGCCGGCCCGCACCTCGCCCGGCTCGATCACCCGCAGCAGCGCGCCCGGCCGGCCGGCCTGGGTGAACCGCTTCACCCAGCCCCTGGGGTCGATCCCCCGCTCCTCCAGGTGCCCCTGGAAGGTGCGGCACGGGACCCGGCCGCCGGTGACCTCGACGATCAGCGACGCGCCGATCCGCCAGCGCTCGCCGATCAGCGCCCCGTTCACGTCCAGGCCGGCCGTCGTCAGGTTCTCCCCGAAGGAGCCGTTCGCCAGCTCCCGGCCCAGCTCCCGCTCCCAGCGGTCCAGGTCCTCGCGGGCGAAGGCGTACGCCGCGCGGTCGGCGCCCCCGTGGTAGCGCAGGTCGCACACGTCGTCCCCGGCGACGCCGCTCGCCCCGACGCCGTTGGGCCCGGGCGACTCGATCCGTACGGGGCCGTCGACGGGGCGCTTGTCGATGCCCGTCGTCCCGGAGGCGGCATCGGTGTAGGCGACGCGCTTCGCCCGTCCCGCGTTCACACTCAGCAAGGTCGTCATGGGGGCAGCGTAGGCACGACCCGACCCCTCGGCCTCAAAGATCTGATCGAAGATTCGCACCCGAATCCAAGAGTCGCTTATGCTCGACCCATGATCGAGGCACGCCATCTCCGCGTCCTGCGGGCCGTCGCCGCCACCGGCTCCTTCTCCGCCGCCGCGCGCGAACTCGGCTGCACCCAGCCCGCCGTCAGCCAGCAGATGAAGGCCCTGGAGTCCTCGGCCGGCACCCCGCTGCTCATCCGGACCGGCCGCGAGATGCGCCTCACCCAGGCCGGCGAGGTCCTCGTCCGGCACGCCGCCGGCATCCTCGCCGGACTCACCGCCGCCGAGGAGGAGGTCGCCGCCATCGCCGGGCTGCGGGCCGGCCGGGTCCGCCTGGTCTCCTTCCCCAGCGGCAGCTCCACCCTCGTCCCCACCGCGCTCGCCGCCCTGCGCGCCGCCCACCCCGGCACCCGGGTCTCCCTCGTCGAGGCCGAGCCGCCGCGCTCCGTCGAGATGCTCCGCGAGGGCGACTGCGACATCGCCCTCGCCTTCCGGTACGGGTCCGGCCAGGCCGCCGGCGAGTGGGACGACCTGGTGGTCCGCCCGCTGCTCACCGACCGGCTGGTCGGCCTGGTCCCGGAGGCGCACCCGCTCGCCGGCGCCGGCTCGGTCTCCATCGCCGAGCTCGCCGGGGACTCCTGGATCGCCGGCTGTCCCCGGTGCCGCCGGCAGCTCGTCGACGTCTGCGAGGAGGCCGGCTTCGCCCCGCGCATCGACTTCGCCACCGACGACTACCCGGCCGTGGTGGGGCTGGTCGGCGCGGGGCTCGGCGTGGCCGTCCTGCCGGAGCTGGCCATCGAGTCCGTACGGCCCAAGGGCGCGCGGACCGTGGCCGTCGAGCCTGCCGTGGAGCGGGAGATCGTGGCGCTGACCCTGCCGGACCTGGCCCAGGTCCCGGCGGTCGCGGCCACCCTCGACGAGCTGTCCCGGGCCGCCACGCGGGCGTAGCCCCGCCCGGGGCCACGCGCGCGTGCGCCCGGGTTCCCGGAGGCCCCGAGTCAGGGCCTCAGCTCACGAGGAAACGTTCCTTCACGCATGTCCCACGGTCGATCGTCCGGCGGCCGACGCCGCCGTGGGCGCGGCCCGTCCGGCGATCGCCGTCGCCGGCGCCGCCGTGATCAGACGGTTGCGCGCGCGTCCCATGAGTTCTTCGCGTTCGTCCTCGGTGAGGCCGCCCCAGACGCCGTAGGGCTCCCGCACGGCGAGTGCGTGTGCCGCGCACTGCGCGCGGACCGGGCACCGCATGCAGACCTCTTTTGCCGAGTTCTCACGCGCACTCCGTGCCGCGCCGCGCTCTCCCTCGGGGTGGAAGAACAGGGAGCTGTCGACCCCGCGGCAGGCCGCGAGCAGTTGCCAGTCCCACAGATCGGCGTTGGGTCCGGGAAGGCGGGAGAAATCTGCCATTGCGCTAGTCCCCTTGAAACCGTGTCGAAACGGGTTGGTGGGTGGGCGGGAAGTGGCGGTCGCCCCGGGGTTCCTCGGGCCCCGGTCGGGCCGGATGTGTCCGACTACTGTCGAAGTAGATGTAAATATGACTCATTGCGAATCTAGCCACAGACACCGCGAAAAGGGAAGAAAACCCGCTAAATGGGGCATAGCTTCTGCTGTGTGGACGCACGACCTGCGACGCTCTTCTCCGTGCACGGCCCCTCACATGGA
The Streptomyces roseofulvus genome window above contains:
- a CDS encoding SDR family oxidoreductase, encoding MTTALITGATAGIGAAFARRLAADGHDVVLVARDLKRLREQATELHDRHGVEAEVLAADLSSEDGIGAVEARLSDPRRPVDLLVNNAGFGNKGRFLDVSMADELRMLTVHCEAVLRLTSAAAAAMKGRGRGGVVNVASVAAFVPRGTYGASKAWVVQFTQGAARDLAGSGVRLMALCPGFVRTEFHERAGMGTDNIPGWMWLDADKLVAAALSDLARGRTLSIPDPRYKALMGVVKLAPRALLGGVSSKAGRKYGPQ
- a CDS encoding MOSC domain-containing protein — protein: MTTLLSVNAGRAKRVAYTDAASGTTGIDKRPVDGPVRIESPGPNGVGASGVAGDDVCDLRYHGGADRAAYAFAREDLDRWERELGRELANGSFGENLTTAGLDVNGALIGERWRIGASLIVEVTGGRVPCRTFQGHLEERGIDPRGWVKRFTQAGRPGALLRVIEPGEVRAGDPVTVVHRPDHEITVAFLHRAATTERERLAETLVAAEWMESGLLAAARKHVEKYGS
- a CDS encoding LysR family transcriptional regulator, giving the protein MIEARHLRVLRAVAATGSFSAAARELGCTQPAVSQQMKALESSAGTPLLIRTGREMRLTQAGEVLVRHAAGILAGLTAAEEEVAAIAGLRAGRVRLVSFPSGSSTLVPTALAALRAAHPGTRVSLVEAEPPRSVEMLREGDCDIALAFRYGSGQAAGEWDDLVVRPLLTDRLVGLVPEAHPLAGAGSVSIAELAGDSWIAGCPRCRRQLVDVCEEAGFAPRIDFATDDYPAVVGLVGAGLGVAVLPELAIESVRPKGARTVAVEPAVEREIVALTLPDLAQVPAVAATLDELSRAATRA
- a CDS encoding WhiB family transcriptional regulator, which translates into the protein MADFSRLPGPNADLWDWQLLAACRGVDSSLFFHPEGERGAARSARENSAKEVCMRCPVRAQCAAHALAVREPYGVWGGLTEDEREELMGRARNRLITAAPATAIAGRAAPTAASAAGRSTVGHA